The following proteins come from a genomic window of Desulfurococcus sp.:
- a CDS encoding 30S processome protein Utp24: MSQSRAVKILLDSNMLILMASGIPILDQIEEKLLTRPAYIVITPVLNELAKLASTGKPSIARKAKLALDIASRYCEIHEYELKPGESVDDALLRYALENNAIVATSDRELRRKLREHGVPEIYLREESMRIDIEGAFSFY; encoded by the coding sequence GTGTCTCAGAGTAGAGCTGTAAAGATACTACTAGACTCGAATATGCTTATCTTAATGGCTAGCGGCATCCCCATCCTCGATCAAATTGAAGAGAAGCTTCTCACTAGGCCAGCTTACATAGTTATCACACCAGTACTCAACGAGCTAGCAAAGCTGGCATCCACTGGTAAACCGAGTATTGCCAGGAAGGCTAAGCTTGCTCTAGATATAGCAAGCAGGTACTGCGAGATACACGAGTACGAGTTGAAGCCTGGTGAAAGCGTAGATGATGCCCTATTAAGATACGCCCTGGAGAACAATGCTATTGTTGCTACAAGCGATAGAGAGTTAAGAAGGAAGCTAAGAGAACATGGGGTACCCGAGATCTACCTGCGCGAGGAATCCATGAGAATAGATATTGAAGGAGCTTTCTCCTTCTACTAG
- a CDS encoding translation initiation factor IF-2 subunit gamma: protein MPWELKPPEANIGVIGHVDHGKTTLVQALTGVWTAKHSMEIERGMTIKLGYADGNIAYCDGLPAPDAYTTEASCPDGSESRLLRRVSYVDAPGHELYMTTMLSGAMIIDGAILVVAANEPCPQPQTVEHLMALNILGVRNVIVVQNKIDVVDRKRALENYQEIKKLVTGTVAENAPIIPVSALHKVNIDALLQAIQEVIPTPERDYSKPPLMYVVRSFDVNKPGTPYDKIEGGVLGGSLLQGVFRVGDEVSVLPGVKVASGGSKTQARYEPIITVIEEIRYGDLRVDEARPGGLVALQSKLDPSLTKNDQLVGSVVTKPDNNIPIARTLEVNYHLFERIVGAKEFTKLPPLQAGEKVAVAVGAANRIAVVKSVRKDTLTLELSEPVATWPGSKIALSRRVLARWRLAGWGIIESVSE from the coding sequence ATGCCATGGGAACTAAAGCCTCCGGAAGCTAACATAGGTGTAATAGGGCACGTTGACCACGGGAAGACAACACTTGTGCAAGCCCTTACAGGTGTATGGACAGCTAAGCACAGCATGGAGATAGAGCGCGGGATGACCATTAAGCTTGGATACGCTGACGGTAACATCGCGTACTGCGATGGACTACCTGCACCAGACGCCTATACGACTGAAGCCAGCTGCCCTGACGGCAGTGAATCCAGGCTTCTCAGGAGAGTCAGCTACGTGGATGCCCCGGGCCACGAGCTCTACATGACTACTATGCTTAGTGGAGCAATGATAATTGATGGAGCCATACTAGTAGTAGCTGCCAACGAGCCCTGCCCTCAACCCCAGACAGTAGAACATTTAATGGCGTTGAATATACTAGGGGTTAGAAACGTTATTGTAGTTCAAAACAAGATAGATGTTGTGGATAGAAAGAGGGCTTTAGAAAACTACCAGGAGATTAAGAAGCTTGTTACTGGAACAGTTGCAGAGAATGCTCCAATAATACCTGTCAGCGCTCTCCATAAAGTCAACATAGATGCTCTCCTCCAAGCAATACAGGAGGTTATTCCCACCCCTGAGAGAGATTACAGTAAGCCTCCCTTGATGTATGTTGTAAGAAGTTTTGATGTAAACAAGCCTGGAACACCCTATGATAAAATAGAGGGAGGCGTGCTAGGAGGCTCTCTCCTTCAAGGCGTGTTTAGAGTAGGCGATGAAGTATCCGTGCTACCCGGGGTTAAAGTAGCCAGCGGGGGATCTAAAACTCAAGCTAGATACGAGCCTATTATAACAGTAATAGAAGAGATACGCTACGGGGATCTCAGAGTTGATGAAGCGAGACCCGGTGGTCTTGTAGCACTACAGTCAAAACTAGATCCATCCCTTACAAAGAATGATCAGCTGGTTGGCTCAGTGGTGACTAAACCAGACAACAATATACCTATCGCGAGGACTCTAGAAGTAAACTACCACTTATTTGAGAGAATTGTGGGTGCAAAAGAGTTCACCAAGCTACCTCCACTCCAGGCTGGAGAGAAAGTAGCAGTCGCTGTTGGAGCAGCAAACCGTATTGCCGTGGTTAAATCAGTGAGAAAGGATACACTCACCCTTGAGCTATCAGAACCAGTAGCTACATGGCCCGGCTCCAAGATAGCGTTAAGCAGGAGAGTTCTAGCTAGGTGGAGGCTAGCTGGCTGGGGGATTATTGAGAGTGTCTCAGAGTAG
- a CDS encoding 30S ribosomal protein S6e — MPDFKVVVSDPEAPKNERVIRVKIEGDSEVEFTDRMKEGFELPVIKTNSKTASEIDAVHGVATLRIRRPDTGDKVKITGRIVVDDSVPDYVVKVNSELLIDKTGQGEIEGEVFRARAWQVRVSGEKATPFVGLKIGDYVDGSIIGLKGVKLVVTGGSDSSGIPMRPDVPGPVKKRIILSTPPGFHPREEGESRRKIIRGNTIAPDTVQINVKISYK, encoded by the coding sequence ATGCCTGACTTCAAGGTGGTAGTAAGCGACCCTGAAGCCCCGAAAAATGAGAGAGTCATTAGAGTTAAGATTGAAGGAGACAGTGAAGTAGAGTTCACTGATAGAATGAAAGAGGGGTTCGAGCTACCAGTCATAAAGACTAATAGTAAGACTGCTAGTGAAATAGACGCTGTACACGGCGTTGCAACTCTGAGAATAAGACGGCCTGACACAGGGGATAAAGTCAAGATCACTGGTAGAATAGTAGTAGATGACAGTGTACCAGACTACGTTGTAAAAGTCAACAGTGAGCTACTAATAGATAAGACAGGGCAAGGCGAGATCGAAGGAGAGGTTTTTCGGGCTAGAGCATGGCAGGTGAGAGTGAGCGGCGAAAAAGCTACTCCATTCGTAGGGTTAAAGATAGGGGATTACGTGGATGGCTCCATAATAGGCTTGAAGGGTGTTAAACTCGTTGTGACCGGGGGGAGTGATTCAAGCGGTATACCCATGAGGCCTGATGTCCCAGGCCCCGTTAAGAAGAGGATTATACTGTCGACCCCGCCAGGCTTTCATCCAAGGGAGGAAGGAGAGAGTAGAAGGAAGATTATTAGAGGCAATACTATAGCACCTGATACTGTTCAAATAAATGTTAAGATATCATATAAGTAG